The nucleotide window CCACCGGTTCAAAAGACCCGATCAACTTCTGggtgtcgggcgcttcttcggtgacctccttcttgatggcagCGAGCTCTCCAGAGGCAACGATTGCTATGGCATGACCATAgtactcgacctcgcactcataggcgtgctggaaggaggtgccgacggtgataaCCCCACTAGGGCCTAgtatttttagcttgaggtatgtatagttggggacggccatgaacttcatgtagcatggatgccctaggatggcgtggaaggttttggggaacctgaccacctcgaaggtgagggtttccatcctataattgAATGGATCCCTGAAggtaatgggtagatcgatcggcccaagtggcatggcctactttctaggc belongs to Miscanthus floridulus cultivar M001 chromosome 4, ASM1932011v1, whole genome shotgun sequence and includes:
- the LOC136548658 gene encoding uncharacterized protein, translated to MPLGPIDLPITFRDPFNYRMETLTFEVVRFPKTFHAILGHPCYMKFMAVPNYTYLKLKILGPSGVITVGTSFQHAYECEVEYYGHAIAIVASGELAAIKKEVTEEAPDTQKLIGSFEPVEGSKEVLIDLDSTKGKTVHVGTTFPLNRKARSLASSVLIDTSSCGNPRTCQAFRGNSSSIP